A genomic segment from Streptomyces antibioticus encodes:
- a CDS encoding MFS transporter, with product MTNSTCTDGTSTGPRAGRREWTALGVLMLPLLLVSMDLSVLYFAIPAISADLEPSGTQQLWIFDIYAFVLAGLLMTMGSLGDRVGRRRLLLVGALAFGAASLAAAYANSAETLIAARAVLGIGGATLMPSTMALVRTMFTDPAQRAKAIGLWSGVMTAGIALGSVLSGVLVHYFWWGSVFLVNLPAMALLLVLGPILLPESRDPAPGRFDRPSVPLSMAAVLPVIWGLKEITAEGWHSAYVVSITVGLLFGALFVHRQRTAANPMISPALFRAPGFAPAVVLNLVSAFAMVGSAFFTTQYLQSVLDKSALEAALWALLPSVPIGMAAPLATSLVQKGVARAHVVTAGFAIAAAGYALLALAGTDAMWLVLAACGVLASGIVMVISQMTDLALGTVPAERAGSASSLLETGTEFGGALGMAVLGSIGTAIYRHEMPAAAPAPARETLGGALAVAHELPGRAGDALAAAAREAFTTGMRGAALAGALVLATAAVTAVSTLRRR from the coding sequence ATGACGAACTCGACCTGTACCGACGGGACTTCGACAGGCCCGCGCGCCGGACGCCGGGAATGGACCGCCCTCGGCGTGCTGATGCTGCCGCTCCTGCTGGTCTCCATGGACCTGTCCGTCCTGTACTTCGCGATCCCGGCGATCAGCGCGGATCTGGAGCCGAGCGGCACCCAGCAGCTCTGGATCTTCGACATCTACGCGTTCGTGCTGGCCGGCCTGCTGATGACGATGGGCTCGCTCGGCGACCGCGTCGGCCGCCGCCGGCTGCTGCTCGTCGGCGCCCTCGCCTTCGGCGCCGCCTCCCTGGCCGCCGCCTACGCGAACAGCGCCGAGACCCTGATCGCGGCCCGCGCGGTCCTCGGCATCGGCGGCGCCACCCTGATGCCCTCGACGATGGCCCTCGTGCGCACGATGTTCACCGACCCCGCCCAGCGCGCCAAGGCGATCGGTCTGTGGTCCGGGGTGATGACGGCCGGGATCGCTCTCGGCTCGGTACTGAGCGGGGTGCTGGTCCACTACTTCTGGTGGGGCTCGGTCTTCCTGGTCAACCTGCCCGCCATGGCCCTGCTGCTGGTCCTCGGCCCGATCCTGCTGCCGGAGTCCCGCGACCCGGCCCCCGGCCGCTTCGACCGGCCCAGCGTCCCGCTGTCGATGGCCGCCGTGCTCCCCGTGATCTGGGGCCTGAAGGAGATCACCGCCGAGGGCTGGCACTCCGCCTACGTCGTCTCGATCACCGTGGGCCTGCTCTTCGGCGCCCTGTTCGTCCACCGTCAGCGCACGGCCGCGAACCCGATGATCTCCCCCGCCCTGTTCCGTGCCCCCGGCTTCGCCCCCGCGGTCGTGCTGAACCTGGTCTCCGCGTTCGCCATGGTGGGCTCGGCCTTCTTCACCACGCAGTACCTCCAGTCGGTGCTCGACAAGAGCGCGCTGGAGGCCGCCCTGTGGGCGCTGCTGCCCTCGGTGCCGATCGGCATGGCCGCTCCCCTGGCCACCTCCCTGGTCCAGAAGGGCGTCGCCCGGGCCCATGTCGTCACGGCGGGCTTCGCGATCGCCGCCGCCGGCTACGCCCTGCTGGCCCTGGCCGGCACGGACGCGATGTGGCTGGTCCTGGCGGCCTGCGGGGTGCTCGCCTCCGGGATCGTCATGGTCATCTCCCAGATGACGGACCTGGCGCTCGGCACGGTCCCGGCCGAACGCGCCGGTTCCGCCTCCTCGTTGCTGGAGACGGGCACCGAGTTCGGCGGCGCCCTGGGCATGGCCGTCCTCGGCTCCATCGGTACGGCGATCTACCGCCACGAGATGCCGGCCGCCGCACCGGCCCCGGCCCGCGAGACGCTCGGCGGCGCCCTGGCCGTCGCCCACGAACTGCCGGGGCGCGCGGGAGACGCCCTGGCGGCCGCGGCCCGGGAGGCGTTCACCACCGGCATGCGGGGCGCGGCGCTGGCGGGGGCGCTGGTCCTGGCGACCGCGGCGGTGACGGCGGTGTCGACACTGCGGAGACGGTGA
- a CDS encoding TetR/AcrR family transcriptional regulator, producing MGHREDLLEGAKRCLLQKGFARTTARDIVKESGTNLASIGYHYGSKDALLAQAYVTLVEELSDAFDAEAAGQAPGEPGSLERFRAVWANVVATMREPGSLWRLSMEIVVMGDQLPGVRDELARAQREGARGFVSLLMGVPEEKVTDATADTLGGFYTTLMLGLIAQWTFDPRTAPDADALTEGLRQVIEGVTDGPPVR from the coding sequence ATGGGACACCGCGAGGATCTGCTCGAAGGCGCCAAGCGCTGCCTGCTTCAGAAGGGGTTCGCGCGCACGACCGCGCGCGACATCGTGAAGGAGTCGGGGACCAACCTCGCCTCGATCGGCTACCACTACGGCTCCAAGGACGCCCTGCTCGCGCAGGCATACGTGACGCTGGTGGAGGAGCTGTCCGACGCCTTCGACGCGGAGGCGGCCGGGCAGGCGCCGGGGGAGCCCGGCTCCCTGGAGCGGTTCCGGGCGGTCTGGGCGAACGTGGTCGCCACCATGCGCGAGCCGGGCTCGCTCTGGCGGCTCAGCATGGAGATCGTCGTCATGGGTGATCAACTGCCGGGCGTGCGCGACGAGTTGGCGCGTGCCCAGCGGGAGGGCGCGCGCGGTTTCGTCTCCCTGCTCATGGGCGTGCCCGAGGAGAAGGTCACGGACGCCACCGCCGACACCCTCGGCGGCTTCTACACGACGCTGATGCTCGGCCTGATCGCCCAGTGGACCTTCGACCCCAGGACCGCACCCGACGCCGACGCCCTCACCGAGGGCCTGCGCCAGGTCATCGAGGGCGTCACGGACGGCCCTCCCGTGCGGTGA
- a CDS encoding PucR family transcriptional regulator, with protein sequence MYEGSPGMGENAPVTSEHRGDYQEPVDEISELLGAPATLENRDFELIAFGAYDSEDELDAAALDPVRTRSILTRRSTAAVRTWFEGFGITRATGPVRIPPTPEAGVYRGRICLPVRHRGVVLGYVWLLDDDPGPSDAQLAAAMEVAGRIGALLADEAQHGADLTRELRAVLTAGADWQRDMAVAELRTALGVRADGPHTVVCVAPWPSAEPDDAPSLRTLPGATALCAVPWDTAGRCLAVLVRLRAPDVPTAAGAVAHRLLERAPGAAAGVAAGRSGLTDLGTAWREAAASARAALAEPRLGPVAQWASIGPYRLLTALPPQSSQDPSVRPLLTPAHRELARTAEVYLDRAGQAGRTAAELGIHRQTLYYRLSRVEQLTGLDLDEGEDRLLLHMALKAARLSGPAGG encoded by the coding sequence ATGTATGAAGGCTCCCCGGGGATGGGAGAGAATGCCCCGGTGACGTCCGAACACAGGGGTGACTACCAGGAGCCGGTCGACGAGATCTCCGAGCTGCTCGGCGCCCCCGCGACCCTGGAGAACCGGGACTTCGAACTGATCGCGTTCGGCGCCTACGACAGTGAGGACGAGCTGGACGCGGCGGCGCTGGACCCGGTGCGCACCCGCTCGATCCTGACCCGGCGCTCCACGGCGGCGGTCCGCACCTGGTTCGAGGGCTTCGGCATCACCCGGGCGACCGGCCCGGTCCGGATCCCGCCCACCCCGGAGGCGGGCGTGTACCGGGGGCGGATCTGCCTCCCGGTACGCCATCGGGGGGTCGTCCTCGGGTACGTCTGGCTGCTGGACGACGATCCGGGGCCCTCGGACGCGCAGCTCGCGGCCGCGATGGAGGTCGCCGGGCGGATCGGCGCGCTGCTCGCGGACGAGGCGCAGCACGGGGCTGACCTCACCCGGGAGCTGCGGGCGGTGCTGACCGCGGGGGCCGACTGGCAGCGGGACATGGCGGTGGCCGAGCTGCGCACGGCGCTCGGGGTGCGCGCCGACGGCCCGCACACGGTGGTGTGCGTGGCGCCCTGGCCGTCGGCGGAGCCGGACGACGCGCCGTCCCTGCGCACGCTCCCGGGGGCGACGGCGCTGTGCGCGGTGCCGTGGGACACGGCGGGCCGGTGTCTGGCGGTGCTGGTGCGGCTGCGCGCCCCGGACGTGCCGACCGCGGCGGGAGCGGTGGCGCACCGGCTGCTGGAGCGGGCGCCGGGCGCGGCGGCGGGTGTCGCGGCCGGCCGGTCGGGCCTGACGGACCTGGGCACGGCCTGGCGTGAGGCGGCGGCCTCGGCACGGGCGGCGCTCGCGGAACCCCGTCTCGGCCCGGTGGCCCAGTGGGCGTCCATCGGCCCGTACCGCCTCCTCACGGCCCTCCCCCCGCAGTCCTCCCAAGACCCTTCGGTACGCCCCCTGTTGACCCCGGCCCACCGCGAACTCGCCCGCACCGCCGAGGTCTACCTCGACCGCGCGGGCCAGGCCGGCCGCACCGCCGCCGAACTGGGCATCCACCGCCAGACCTTGTACTACCGCCTGTCCCGCGTGGAACAGCTCACGGGCCTGGACCTGGACGAGGGCGAGGACCGCCTGCTGCTGCACATGGCGCTGAAGGCGGCGCGGCTGTCGGGTCCGGCCGGGGGCTGA